Proteins encoded together in one Benincasa hispida cultivar B227 chromosome 1, ASM972705v1, whole genome shotgun sequence window:
- the LOC120075082 gene encoding uncharacterized protein LOC120075082: MENTGRASSCLAISEKKTHKPGGCVGIFFQLFDWNRRLAKKKLFSRKLLPPARAQQVTKKFKGGEKMPASKNHLIADENRGGFPNVKKNGNHCTDIGHKNEMRVPGLVARLMGLEAMPVINRDRPRKTGFSNPCDNAEKNIVEDMNFEKVSVKIEARPLKLQKTGMEEGKVMRRIGAEVLQYKSVMSRSRKHPSPPKLPSSTKSPRLPSGRNVSRASRLIDVASKILEPSLQISNRAKSAITLPKSMHHSPNEVISREMKVLPEEGYGLSKSTGQASCKNCNNLLKVEVFNHGVEEYKSAIPPLNSTYGNTSLKGSGWSKTTISESLLQQERDEILQTNCDVPKTVASKQNESKGCIISNVDSIAERMPLNKHNESRGCIISHVDSIAERMPLNNDSVCPSSRPSSQQFKPRTNESSMVKHCSQSEDHMTSVRDRMSSKSKASITSSRRTTSLANAVGGTKNFVALNRSLNGCSRGKLPAKVENSKFGLERKSGCEDFSSQSSTSPKKRRTAHVSGQIERKASVDSPAPKQRSHPCDKLSRTSSRLESKPLPTKQPRAGNRLAGRRDAAERVCKRDNDIVSFTFNSPVRQETRVATETNEEGMSNERNVSSQKPSLFGGDALDILEQKLIELTSQGDDESASPLKKPASVIIQELIAAIAAARKVSLEGSTVNMDVTYCDDSREEKITNISKGRDQLSPGSVLEASFSSSSMDESSGCRIPAESVDCSIDRPQLSESDSDLLDSATSLSEGNAGSERLTEVFNAIASILQSYNFTGIKLTGSKLARAKEVMLNTEILFGRDENNLIILPLFIDELETFTCEMWTNSSEISSLEDSKEVNHLRGFLFDCLIECLDSKHSQLYYGGSNALIRTLPRQNARSLIRDVEKEIKKWVNFVGMLTDEIVEWEMSHSLGKWSDFSIEELESGAEIDGYILQVLVEEIVTELWDCRKG, translated from the exons CTCGTGCACAACAAGTAACTAAGAAGTTCAAAGGAGGTGAAAAGATGCCGGCTTCAAAAAATCATTTG ATTGCTGATGAAAATAGAGGCGGTTTCCCAAATGTGAAGAAGAATGGAAATCATTGTACAGACATAGGCCACAAAAATGAAATGCGAGTACCAGGACTGGTTGCTAGACTCATGGGACTTGAGGCCATGCCTGTTATAAATCGAGATAGGCCGAGGAAAACTGGTTTTTCCAATCCTTGTGATAATGCAGAAAAGAATATAGTGGAGgatatgaattttgaaaaagtaaGTGTAAAAATTGAAGCAAGGCCTCTAAAGCTTCAAAAGACAGGAATGGAGGAAGGAAAGGTGATGAGACGAATAGGAGCCGAGGTACTACAGTATAAGAGTGTTATGTCACGGTCAAGGAAGCATCCTTCTCCTCCAAAACTTCCTTCATCAACAAAAAGTCCAAGGCTTCCCTCTGGTAGGAATGTGTCTAGAGCATCCCGGTTGATTGATGTTGCCAGCAAGATATTGGAGCCTAGTCTGCAGATATCGAACAGAGCAAAATCCGCAATCACACTTCCAAAGTCTATGCATCATTCTCCCAATGAGGTTATATCGAGGGAAATGAAAGTTTTACCAGAGGAAGGTTATGGTTTGTCAAAGTCCACGGGGCAGGCATCATGTAAAAATTGCAATAATTTGCTGAAAGTTGAGGTCTTCAATCATGGTGTGGAAGAATACAAATCTGCAATTCCACCCCTCAATTCAACTTATGGCAATACATCTTTAAAGGGTTCAGGATGGAGTAAAACAACAATCTCTGAATCACTACTCCAACAAGAAAGAGATGAAATCCTCCAAACAAATTGTGATGTTCCTAAAACTGTTGCTTCCAAACAGAATGAATCCAAGGGCTGTATAATATCCAATGTTGATTCTATTGCAGAAAGAATGCCTCTGAACAAACATAATGAATCTAGGGGTTGCATAATATCTCATGTCGATTCTATTGCAGAAAGAATGCCTCTGAATAATGATTCTGTATGTCCATCATCCAGACCGTCCAGCCAACAATTCAAGCCTAGGACAAATGAATCATCCATGGTCAAGCATTGCAGTCAATCTGAAGATCATATGACATCAGTCAGGGATAGGATGTCATCAAAGTCAAAGGCAAGTATTACATCAAGCAGAAGAACCACATCGCTGGCAAATGCTGTGGGTGGGACCAAGAACTTTGTTGCTTTAAATAGAAGTCTTAATGGCTGCAGTAGAGGGAAGCTGCCCGCAAAAGTTGAAAATTCTAAGTTTGGCCTAGAAAGAAAGTCTGGATGTGAAGATTTTTCATCACAATCAAGTACCTCACCAAAGAAAAGGAGGACTGCTCACGTGAGTGGAcaaattgaaagaaaagctTCTGTAGATTCACCTGCTCCAAAACAACGCTCCCATCCGTGTGATAAATTGTCTAGAACAAGTTCAAGGCTTGAAAGCAAACCTCTCCCCACAAAGCAGCCTCGTGCTGGTAATAGATTAGCTGGTCGTAGAGATGCTGCTGAAAGAGTTTGCAAAAGGGATAATGACATTGTTTCTTTCACCTTTAATTCTCCAGTAAGACAGGAAACCAGAGTTGCAACGGAGACGAATGAGGAGGGTATGTCAAATGAGAGAAACGTATCTTCCCAAAAGCCATCCTTGTTTGGAGGAGATGCTTTAGATATACTGGAACAAAAATTAATCGAATTAACTTCTCAAGGAGATGATGAGTCGGCATCTCCATTGAAGAAACCTGCTTCTGTAATCATTCAAGAACTGATAGCTGCCATAGCAGCTGCACGGAAAGTTTCATTGGAGGGTTCCACAGTCAATATGGATGTAACTTACTGT GATGATTCGAGGGAAGAAAAAATCACAAACATTTCCAAAGGACGAGATCAACTTAGCCCTGGTTCTGTTCTCGAAGCTTCATTCTCATCCAGCAGCATGGATGAGAGCTCAG GATGCAGAATTCCAGCGGAGTCTGTTGATTGTTCTATTGATCGACCGCAACTGTCTGAATCTGATTCCGATCTTTTAGATTCTGCAACCTCCTTGAGCGAAGGGAATGCTGGGAGTGAAAGGTTGACAGAAGTCTTTAATGCTATTGCTAGCATACTGCAAAGCTACAACTTTACCGGCATAAAACTGACAGGGAGTAAGCTTGCTCGTGCAAAAGAGGTTATGCTCAACACTGAAATTTTATTCGGCAGGGATGAAAATAACCTTATCATTTTGCCACTTTTTATTGACGAACTGGAAACATTCACGTGCGAAATGTGGACAAACTCTAGCGAAATTAGCAGTTTGGAGGACAGCAAGGAGGTAAACCATCTTAGAGGATTTCTTTTCGACTGTCTGATAGAATGCCTAGACTCGAAACATAGCCAACTATACTATGGTGGATCCAATGCTTTGATAAGAACATTGCCGAGGCAAAACGCAAGATCATTAATCCGAGACGTCGAGAAGGAGATCAAGAAATGGGTAAATTTTGTTGGGATGTTGACAGATGAGATAGTAGAATGGGAAATGAGTCATTCCTTGGGGAAATGGAGTGATTTTAGCATTGAAGAATTGGAGAGTGGGGCTGAAATTGATGGGTACATACTTCAAGTGTTGGTTGAGGAAATTGTAACAGAGCTTTGGGACTGCAGGAAGGGCTGA
- the LOC120089840 gene encoding uncharacterized protein LOC120089840, with product MADKFNHLAQTHLPFHSIDPRSLLLHQNSAADLPISLQLTAEPFSMERGPRYRAYAELRESKLRLRNAMYRDGEQPEKSTPPAKKQVKFLDSETLRKRSAAVAQSVPDFSAVLRKENRKPPPGLSPVMEMTPPGKTWGKKIGGLSTNSRGSKSASAGEKRGGGLTAVRKSYAGFEEMKGFSTAAANAINGENRRGGGGRRGKTVLGIRQI from the coding sequence ATGGCCGACAAATTCAACCATCTGGCCCAAACCCATCTCCCCTTCCACTCCATCGACCCTAGATCCCTCCTCCTCCACCAGAACTCCGCCGCCGATCTCCCCATTTCTCTCCAGCTCACAGCGGAGCCATTTTCGATGGAAAGAGGGCCAAGGTACAGAGCCTACGCAGAGCTCAGAGAATCCAAGCTCCGGCTGAGGAACGCCATGTACCGCGACGGAGAACAGCCGGAAAAGTCCACGCCGCCCGCGAAGAAACAAGTTAAATTTCTTGATTCGGAGACTCTAAGGAAAAGGTCCGCGGCGGTGGCGCAATCGGTGCCGGATTTCTCTGCAGTGCTGAGAAAGGAGAACAGAAAGCCGCCGCCGGGGTTGTCGCCGGTGATGGAGATGACGCCACCAGGGAAGACGTGGGGGAAGAAAATTGGGGGATTGTCGACGAATTCGAGGGGGAGTAAGTCGGCGAGTGCAGGGGAGAAAAGGGGCGGCGGATTGACGGCGGTGAGGAAGAGTTACGCCGGATTTGAGGAGATGAAAGGGTTTTCTACGGCAGCGGCGAACGCCATTAATGGGGAAAATAggagaggaggaggaggaaggaGAGGGAAGACTGTATTGGGGATTAgacaaatttga
- the LOC120086880 gene encoding chloroplastic group IIB intron splicing facilitator CRS2-B, chloroplastic: MLYAASVQSVCLFSNSSTAHFHPRSTKPLVSTRLSIRASLPDNDNGVKVEYTPWLIVGLGNPGNKYHGTRHNVGFEMIDSIAQAQGILMNTIQSKALIGIGSIGEVPILLAKPQTYMNFCGESVGPLAAHYQIPLRHILLTYDEMSLPNGVLRLQPKGGHGHHNGVKSVMGHLDGRREFPRLCIGIGNPPGTMDMKAFLLQKFSSVERKQIDAALEQGVEAVRTLALNGFSQRVNRFNLTQKYKYHKV; this comes from the exons ATGTTATATGCAGCATCCGTCCAAAGTGTTTGCTTATTTTCCAATTCGAGTACTGCCCATTTCCATCCTCGTTCCACAAAGCCTCTGGTCTCGACTAGACTCTCTATACGAGCTTCATTGCCAGATAATGACAATGGCGTTAAAGTGGAGTATACTCCTTGGCTTATTGTTGGACTGGGTAACCCAGGAAACAAGTATCATGGGACTCGGCACAAT GTTGGTTTCGAAATGATTGATAGCATTGCTCAAGCGCAGGGCATTTTGATGAACACAATACAATCCAAAGCTCTGATTGGAATAG GCTCAATTGGAGAAGTACCAATTTTGTTGGCAAAGCCTCAGACTTACATGAATTTCTGCGGAGAATCG gttgggcctctTGCTGCACATTATCAAATACCTTTACGACACATCTTGTTG ACTTATGATGAAATGAGCTTGCCAAATGGCGTTCTTAGGCTCCAGCCAAAAGGAGGACATGGCCATCATAATGG GGTGAAGAGTGTAATGGGACATCTGGATGGTCGACGTGAGTTTCCTCGGCTATGCATCG GAATTGGAAACCCACCTGGGACTATGGACATGAAAGCTTTTCTGCTGCAGAAGTTCAGTTCAGTTGAGCGAAAACAG ATTGATGCAGCCCTTGAACAAGGGGTTGAGGCAGTGAGAACCCTTGCACTAAATGGATTTAGTCAAAGAGTCAACAGATTCAATTTGACCCAGAAATACAAGTATCATAAGGTTTGA